A genome region from Tachyglossus aculeatus isolate mTacAcu1 chromosome 15, mTacAcu1.pri, whole genome shotgun sequence includes the following:
- the LOC119937847 gene encoding claudin-2-like yields the protein MAYTVREICIPVLALLFGGAGFIICNVITNSMFWRVWHYDNTNISTIWLGLWNFCYQPRDPSNPTAILDKVCLRMSLTWEYPGEISLSQDLMSLATVLEGVGLLFTFVGFLCTLKEEPYSEFYHCFRIGGTFLTVGCLIVIGTVSWNFYLDSVSKPLSYPREFPLQDQPEDRDIGPALPLGSISSLFGLQSGALLITHGCSVRAVSETSVQV from the coding sequence ATGGCTTATACCGTCAGAGAGATTTGCATCCCCGTATTGGCTCTACTTTTCGGTGGAGCAGGATTCATCATCTGCAATGTCATTACCAACTCCATGTTTTGGAGGGTTTGGCATTATGACAACACAAACATTTCAACCATTTGGTTGGGTCTTTGGAACTTCTGCTATCAGCCCAGAGATCCTTCAAACCCTACTGCCATCTTAGACAAGGTCTGCCTCAGAATGAGCTTAACCTGGGAATACCCTGGAGAAATATCTCTGAGTCAGGACCTAATGTCTTTGGCCACGGTCCTAGAAGGAGTCGGTCTTTTATTTACCTTTGTGGGCTTCCTGTGCACGCTGAAGGAGGAGCCTTATTCAGAGTTCTACCATTGTTTCCGAATTGGTGGAACCTTTCTCACTGTCGGGTGCCTCATAGTCATAGGCACCGTGTCTTGGAATTTCTATCTAGACTCAGTCAGCAAACCGCTAAGCTATCCTCGTGAATTTCCGCTTCAGGACCAACCAGAAGATAGAGACATTGGGCCTGCTCTTCCTTTAGGATCAATATCTTCCCTCTTTGGGCTTCAAAGCGGGGCCCTTTTAATCACTCATGGATGTAGCGTGAGAGCAGTCAGTGAAACATCTGTGCAAGTTTGA
- the CLDN34 gene encoding claudin-34 isoform X1, with product MSEKQKQDEPSFREVPEDESCILVMNQAVIGKHIQSHHFSNTILGPEGPGILCMSPTFPQQGSHLITVLQIMTSLISSANLQLAGFAFATVGWIFSALTMGLVQWRVWHISNTTIISSGIAWVGIWKVCFYSHSKFSSNGRGEFCHYFRPGDGFLPLEIPVAQALLIFAGVLGAVGKVSTIVALKSIYMGVLRKSHILCYFLVGGISYLIAGTCVLIAVSWNLYSTVQDHSISFPPSFYLPSKPDTQGMGAAILVGFFSAGLLVVSGAFLVSYKFPVID from the exons ATGTCTGAAAAGCAGAAGCAGGATGAACCATCATTTAGGGAGGTTCCAGAGGATGAAAGCTGTATATTGGTGATGAATCAAGCTGTTATTGGAAAACACATTCAGTCTCACCATTTTTCAAACACCATTTTGGGACCTGAA GGCCCTGGAATTCTCTGCATGTCACCGACATTCCCTCAGCAAGGCTCCCACCTCATCACCGTTCTCCAAATCATGACCTCGCTCATCAGTAGCGCTAACCTCCAGCTGGCTGGCTTTGCTTTCGCCACAGTTGGCTGGATCTTTTCTGCACTGACCATGGGGCTGGTGCAGTGGAGAGTGTGGCATATAAGCAATACCACCATCATCTCTTCTGGCATTGCCTGGGTGGGCATCTGGAAAGTCTGCTTTTATAGCCACAGCAAATTCTCTAGTAATGGAAGAGGGGAATTCTGCCATTACTTCCGGCCTGGCGACGGCTTTCTCCCCTTGGAAATTCCAGTCGCTCAGGCCCTGCTCATCTTTGCTGGAGTCCTTGGAGCTGTGGGGAAAGTTTCCACTATCGTGGCCTTGAAAAGTATCTACATGGGAGTTCTTCGTAAATCTCACATCTTATGTTACTTTCTAGTAGGAGGTATCTCCTACCTGATCGCTGGCACTTGTGTCTTAATTGCTGTCAGCTGGAATTTATATTCCACAGTACAAGACCAtagcatctcctttcctccttctttctacCTGCCCTCCAAGCCTGATACCCAGGGAATGGGGGCTGCTAttcttgtggggtttttttctgcTGGCCTTTTGGTGGTCAGTGGGGCTTTTCTGGTCTCGTACAAATTCCCAGTGATAGACTAA
- the CLDN34 gene encoding claudin-34 isoform X2, whose translation MSPTFPQQGSHLITVLQIMTSLISSANLQLAGFAFATVGWIFSALTMGLVQWRVWHISNTTIISSGIAWVGIWKVCFYSHSKFSSNGRGEFCHYFRPGDGFLPLEIPVAQALLIFAGVLGAVGKVSTIVALKSIYMGVLRKSHILCYFLVGGISYLIAGTCVLIAVSWNLYSTVQDHSISFPPSFYLPSKPDTQGMGAAILVGFFSAGLLVVSGAFLVSYKFPVID comes from the coding sequence ATGTCACCGACATTCCCTCAGCAAGGCTCCCACCTCATCACCGTTCTCCAAATCATGACCTCGCTCATCAGTAGCGCTAACCTCCAGCTGGCTGGCTTTGCTTTCGCCACAGTTGGCTGGATCTTTTCTGCACTGACCATGGGGCTGGTGCAGTGGAGAGTGTGGCATATAAGCAATACCACCATCATCTCTTCTGGCATTGCCTGGGTGGGCATCTGGAAAGTCTGCTTTTATAGCCACAGCAAATTCTCTAGTAATGGAAGAGGGGAATTCTGCCATTACTTCCGGCCTGGCGACGGCTTTCTCCCCTTGGAAATTCCAGTCGCTCAGGCCCTGCTCATCTTTGCTGGAGTCCTTGGAGCTGTGGGGAAAGTTTCCACTATCGTGGCCTTGAAAAGTATCTACATGGGAGTTCTTCGTAAATCTCACATCTTATGTTACTTTCTAGTAGGAGGTATCTCCTACCTGATCGCTGGCACTTGTGTCTTAATTGCTGTCAGCTGGAATTTATATTCCACAGTACAAGACCAtagcatctcctttcctccttctttctacCTGCCCTCCAAGCCTGATACCCAGGGAATGGGGGCTGCTAttcttgtggggtttttttctgcTGGCCTTTTGGTGGTCAGTGGGGCTTTTCTGGTCTCGTACAAATTCCCAGTGATAGACTAA